One stretch of Spirochaetota bacterium DNA includes these proteins:
- the flhA gene encoding flagellar biosynthesis protein FlhA, with translation MADTFKIANIARFAKSPDLIIVIFVIVTIMMLIIPVSGFVLDFMMSLSISTGLLVMILVIFSKSPLDLSIFPSLLLILTLFRLAINVSSTRLILIKGPQFNGQLVKSFGNFVVAGNYIVGIIIFIILIAVQYIVITKGTTRVSEVAARFALDSLPGKQMSIDSDLAAGIITEQEAIRRRLELQREADFYGDMDGASKFISGDVIVGILITFINSIGGILIGIFKFNMDITSAVNTFLLFTVGDGLVSQIPSILNSTAAGIIMTRSSANNTLGIDFFDQIKKQYKPLWIISGIMLFFAFLPGFPKLAVLLLALMFGAFAYFLGKKEEAVSIKEKEEKEKEKEKPTTIDRIIPVDPIALEIGYSLIPLVDKSQGGDLFDRIVNVRKQIAYDYGMIVPTISVRDSLKLDPNQYMIKINGVEAATFEVYPDKLLAINPGTVSEQIEGKIIAEPAYGLPSIWIDPKDKNYAESLGYTVIDSSTVIITHLTEVIIQNVDSLLGREEVKKIIDSVKEMYPTLVSEIDDKKYYGVIQKILQKLLLEKVSIRNITTIFETISDNTSYFHNPDIIVEFIRQKLKNQICAKYADSKGYLYIVQLDAKLENYLASEFEKIDKTGVTSINPEYLNKLINVFVEKEAEVYKKGYEYFIVVVSNRLRRHLRNLFSSIIPKAVFLSFDELSKNYKIEVIDVIKID, from the coding sequence ATGGCAGATACTTTTAAAATTGCAAATATAGCTCGCTTTGCCAAATCTCCAGATTTAATAATAGTTATATTTGTGATAGTGACTATAATGATGTTGATTATTCCAGTAAGTGGTTTTGTCCTTGATTTTATGATGAGTTTATCTATTTCAACAGGTCTTTTAGTAATGATTTTGGTTATATTTTCGAAAAGTCCACTTGATTTATCTATTTTTCCATCACTTTTACTTATTTTGACTCTTTTTAGATTAGCTATAAATGTTTCATCAACAAGACTTATTTTGATAAAAGGTCCCCAATTTAATGGTCAACTTGTTAAAAGTTTTGGTAATTTTGTAGTTGCTGGTAATTACATTGTAGGAATTATTATATTCATTATATTGATAGCTGTTCAATATATTGTTATTACAAAAGGAACCACAAGGGTATCAGAAGTAGCTGCAAGATTTGCTCTTGATTCTCTTCCTGGTAAACAGATGTCAATCGATTCTGATCTAGCTGCTGGGATAATAACAGAGCAAGAAGCTATAAGAAGAAGGCTAGAGTTACAAAGAGAAGCTGATTTTTATGGTGATATGGATGGTGCTTCTAAATTTATTTCTGGAGATGTTATTGTTGGTATTTTGATAACTTTTATTAACTCTATTGGAGGAATTTTAATTGGAATATTTAAATTTAATATGGATATTACATCTGCTGTTAATACATTTCTTCTTTTTACTGTTGGTGATGGACTTGTTTCTCAAATTCCATCTATTTTAAACTCAACTGCTGCTGGAATCATTATGACAAGATCGTCTGCGAATAATACCTTGGGTATTGACTTTTTTGATCAGATTAAAAAACAATATAAGCCATTATGGATAATAAGTGGAATTATGCTATTTTTTGCTTTTTTGCCTGGATTTCCAAAGTTAGCAGTATTATTGCTTGCATTGATGTTTGGGGCATTTGCATATTTTTTAGGTAAAAAAGAGGAAGCTGTTTCTATTAAAGAAAAAGAGGAAAAAGAAAAAGAGAAAGAGAAGCCAACAACCATTGATAGAATAATTCCTGTTGACCCAATTGCTTTAGAAATTGGTTATTCCTTAATACCTCTTGTTGATAAATCTCAAGGTGGAGATCTTTTTGATAGAATAGTAAATGTAAGGAAGCAAATTGCTTATGATTATGGTATGATTGTTCCTACAATTTCTGTTAGAGATTCTTTAAAACTAGATCCAAATCAATATATGATTAAGATTAATGGTGTAGAAGCAGCAACTTTTGAAGTATACCCTGATAAACTTCTTGCTATTAATCCTGGAACTGTAAGTGAACAAATTGAAGGCAAGATAATAGCAGAACCAGCTTATGGACTTCCTTCTATTTGGATAGATCCTAAAGATAAAAATTATGCAGAATCTCTTGGATATACTGTTATAGATAGCTCAACAGTTATTATAACTCATTTAACTGAAGTAATAATTCAAAATGTTGATTCTTTGTTGGGAAGAGAAGAAGTTAAAAAAATTATTGATTCAGTAAAAGAAATGTATCCTACTTTGGTTTCTGAAATAGATGATAAAAAATACTATGGTGTAATTCAGAAAATTTTACAGAAATTACTTCTTGAGAAAGTATCTATTAGAAATATAACTACAATTTTTGAAACAATATCTGATAATACTTCTTATTTCCATAATCCGGATATTATTGTAGAATTTATAAGGCAAAAACTTAAAAATCAAATATGTGCAAAATATGCTGATTCTAAAGGATATTTATATATAGTTCAACTTGATGCAAAGCTTGAAAATTATCTTGCTTCAGAGTTTGAAAAGATTGATAAAACAGGTGTAACTTCAATAAATCCAGAATATTTAAACAAATTGATAAATGTTTTTGTTGAGAAAGAAGCAGAAGTATATAAGAAAGGATATGAATATTTTATTGTTGTTGTATCTAATAGATTAAGAAGACATTTAAGAAATCTCTTTTCTTCTATTATTCCTAAAGCAGTTTTTTTATCTTTTGATGAGTTATCAAAAAATTATAAAATTGAAGTTATTGATGTTATAAAAATAGATTGA
- the whiG gene encoding RNA polymerase sigma factor WhiG: MFENKTEEELWLEYKNTGNEKIREYFVIKYAPLVKHIAGKISYKIKGAVEFDDLLGFGTIGLLDAIEKYDPSKKIKFNTYATTRIMGSIYDELRNLDWIPRTIRQKTKQLESTISKLEEELGRPPSDEEIANKLNISYEELQKWYTDANGTTLLSLSDLYSKQSGDGEPIEFINTVESPEVKNPERIVEKTEITNLLADAIKELPDKEKKVLILYYYEELTLKEIGEVLDITESRVSQLHTKAIIRLRSKVAKFLNMNVNLEKELDKNKE; this comes from the coding sequence GTGTTTGAAAATAAAACTGAAGAAGAATTATGGCTTGAGTATAAAAATACTGGAAATGAAAAAATTAGAGAATATTTTGTGATAAAGTATGCACCTCTTGTAAAGCATATAGCAGGTAAAATTTCATATAAAATTAAAGGAGCAGTTGAATTTGATGATTTATTAGGATTTGGAACAATTGGATTACTTGATGCTATTGAAAAATATGATCCATCTAAAAAGATAAAGTTTAATACTTATGCTACAACAAGAATTATGGGTTCTATTTACGATGAATTAAGAAATTTAGACTGGATTCCAAGAACAATTAGACAGAAGACAAAACAGTTGGAATCAACTATAAGTAAATTGGAAGAAGAATTAGGAAGACCTCCATCTGATGAAGAAATAGCAAATAAATTAAATATTTCTTATGAAGAATTACAAAAATGGTATACTGATGCAAATGGAACAACTTTACTTTCTCTATCTGATTTATATTCAAAGCAAAGTGGGGATGGAGAACCTATTGAATTTATCAATACTGTTGAATCTCCTGAAGTTAAAAATCCTGAAAGAATAGTAGAAAAAACAGAAATTACAAATTTGCTTGCTGATGCTATTAAAGAGTTGCCAGATAAAGAAAAAAAAGTTTTAATACTTTATTATTATGAAGAATTAACATTGAAAGAGATAGGAGAAGTTCTTGATATAACTGAGTCTAGAGTGTCTCAATTACATACCAAAGCTATTATTAGATTAAGATCAAAAGTTGCAAAATTTTTAAATATGAATGTTAATTTAGAGAAAGAACTTGATAAAAATAAAGAATAA
- a CDS encoding DUF4899 domain-containing protein, whose amino-acid sequence MEESKIDSLVNKRNIDKKFAKLLLIFTGGDEEAALKIIDSIDKDIAVIKLKASCNLNNIYVDMVLFYNRKICNIEDSSFILITKDASAFNINIKDDYQNVIETIENLRLSLLHENKMETELFEFIKSYVKNGNFKIYDDIKYMSDKKFEEKQIILFTNIFEKFFGETNVIVKIDLQNIDIFSMIKCKNKYFDEEIEREDLSENSDEKNKNNISNDTKGINIIQLECEPFYSPVRGSSISLFNVGDSIKVKIIDQREIATFLTKLMNGIDENGNFQPILAKILSKEKLDDDLYKIIVEFGPGITGKLICGTDIKVDGEYANIDYSKINKPTKNIKSRGLNLSTGFIFIAIIILIIALVILILLS is encoded by the coding sequence ATGGAGGAATCAAAGATTGATTCACTGGTTAATAAGAGAAATATAGACAAAAAATTTGCAAAACTTTTACTAATTTTTACTGGTGGAGATGAAGAAGCAGCATTGAAGATAATAGATTCAATAGATAAGGATATTGCTGTAATTAAATTGAAAGCTTCATGTAATTTAAATAATATTTATGTTGATATGGTTCTATTTTATAATAGGAAAATATGTAATATAGAGGATAGCTCTTTTATTTTGATAACAAAAGATGCTTCTGCATTTAATATTAATATTAAAGATGATTATCAAAATGTTATTGAAACTATAGAAAATTTAAGACTCTCCTTGTTGCATGAAAATAAAATGGAGACTGAACTATTTGAATTTATTAAAAGTTATGTGAAAAATGGAAACTTTAAAATTTATGATGATATAAAATATATGAGCGATAAAAAATTTGAAGAAAAACAAATTATTCTTTTTACTAATATTTTTGAGAAATTCTTTGGTGAAACAAATGTTATTGTTAAAATTGACTTACAAAATATTGATATTTTTAGTATGATTAAATGTAAGAATAAATATTTTGATGAGGAAATAGAACGTGAAGATTTATCAGAAAATTCAGATGAAAAAAATAAAAATAATATATCTAATGATACTAAAGGAATAAATATTATCCAACTTGAATGTGAACCATTTTATTCTCCAGTTAGGGGGTCAAGTATTAGTCTTTTTAATGTTGGAGACTCTATAAAGGTTAAAATAATTGATCAAAGAGAAATAGCAACTTTTTTAACTAAATTAATGAATGGTATAGATGAGAATGGGAATTTTCAACCAATACTTGCTAAAATTTTATCAAAAGAAAAACTTGATGATGATTTATACAAAATAATAGTTGAATTTGGGCCAGGAATAACAGGAAAATTAATATGTGGTACTGATATAAAAGTTGATGGAGAATATGCTAATATTGATTATTCAAAAATTAATAAACCTACAAAAAATATTAAATCAAGAGGGCTAAATTTATCAACAGGCTTTATTTTTATTGCTATTATTATTTTGATTATTGCTTTGGTTATTTTAATCCTTTTAAGTTAA
- the fliR gene encoding flagellar biosynthetic protein FliR, whose translation MVPFYFRDIFPVFLLIFIRILGITISSPIFSSTLVPREFILTLVFFMSASIFYLVTGKGYPSIPKDFYEYFLLLLNEFFIGISIGLFLNIIFSAFQLAAQFFSFQMGLGISEVLDPLSEIESPVIGQLYNLLSTLVFIAMNGLQYTTLVLYRSFDYIGRINFAQKVEKIFPYVKELFLTYFLIALQIAIPIMVCLLLVNIVLGIISKFAPRINVFSIGLDISVIVGFLLIFMYLPFFFSITKNIFNNLFENIIKWMKLLG comes from the coding sequence ATGGTACCTTTCTATTTTAGAGATATTTTTCCAGTCTTTTTACTTATTTTCATTAGAATACTTGGTATAACAATATCAAGCCCAATATTCTCTTCAACATTAGTTCCAAGGGAGTTTATTTTAACTTTAGTTTTTTTTATGTCTGCATCTATATTTTATCTTGTAACTGGTAAAGGTTATCCTTCCATTCCAAAGGATTTTTATGAATATTTTTTGCTATTATTAAATGAATTTTTTATTGGTATTTCAATTGGATTATTTTTAAATATAATATTCAGTGCATTTCAATTAGCAGCACAATTTTTTTCATTTCAAATGGGATTAGGTATTTCAGAAGTTCTTGATCCTCTTTCAGAAATTGAATCTCCTGTTATAGGTCAGCTTTACAATTTATTATCAACTCTTGTTTTTATAGCTATGAATGGATTACAATATACCACATTAGTATTATATAGATCATTTGATTATATTGGAAGAATTAACTTTGCACAAAAAGTTGAAAAAATTTTTCCATATGTTAAAGAACTTTTTTTAACATATTTTTTAATAGCATTACAAATTGCAATACCTATTATGGTATGTCTTTTACTTGTAAATATTGTTCTTGGAATAATTTCTAAATTTGCTCCAAGAATAAATGTTTTTAGTATTGGTTTAGATATTTCTGTAATAGTTGGTTTTTTACTCATTTTTATGTATCTTCCATTTTTCTTTTCAATAACAAAAAATATATTTAATAACTTATTTGAGAATATAATAAAATGGATGAAATTGTTAGGATAA
- a CDS encoding MinD/ParA family protein: MIDQAEKLRKVMEEKEKKGKTKIITVASGKGGVGKTNFAVNLAIAYAQYGKNVLVMDADLGLANVNVILGIIPKYNLYHVVKRKKTMKEIVLDTKYGIKIIAGASGFSELANLPDDERENFIESLSELNFADIIIIDTGAGVSNNVLSFIVASDETIIVTTPETTAITDAYGIIKSIYALDKDIVIKLVINKCKTIAEGKKVAERIINIAFQFLSIKVENLGYIMDDEIVEKAVKLQKPFLVLNPKSKASLSIYHVVSQLEHINNVEGKGIVGFIKKFFNYSNVS, encoded by the coding sequence ATGATTGATCAAGCTGAAAAATTAAGAAAAGTAATGGAAGAAAAAGAAAAGAAGGGTAAAACTAAGATTATTACTGTAGCTTCTGGAAAAGGTGGTGTTGGCAAAACTAATTTTGCTGTTAACTTGGCTATAGCTTATGCTCAATATGGGAAAAATGTTCTGGTGATGGATGCTGATCTTGGTCTTGCAAATGTTAATGTAATACTTGGAATAATACCAAAATATAACCTTTACCATGTTGTAAAAAGAAAAAAGACAATGAAAGAGATAGTTCTTGATACGAAATATGGGATAAAAATAATTGCTGGTGCTTCTGGTTTTTCAGAACTTGCAAATCTTCCTGATGATGAAAGAGAAAATTTTATAGAATCACTATCAGAACTTAACTTTGCTGATATAATAATAATTGATACAGGTGCTGGTGTTTCTAATAATGTTTTATCTTTTATAGTTGCTTCAGATGAAACAATAATAGTAACAACACCAGAAACAACTGCTATTACTGATGCTTATGGTATTATAAAATCTATATATGCTCTCGATAAAGATATAGTAATTAAGCTTGTAATAAATAAATGTAAAACTATAGCAGAAGGGAAAAAAGTTGCAGAAAGAATTATAAATATTGCTTTTCAATTCTTATCGATAAAAGTTGAAAATTTAGGTTACATTATGGATGATGAAATTGTTGAAAAAGCTGTAAAACTGCAAAAACCATTTCTTGTTCTTAATCCTAAATCAAAAGCTTCCCTTTCTATATATCATGTTGTTTCTCAACTGGAACATATAAATAATGTTGAAGGTAAAGGGATTGTAGGATTTATAAAAAAATTTTTTAATTATTCAAATGTAAGTTAA
- the fliQ gene encoding flagellar biosynthesis protein FliQ, with amino-acid sequence MTMGNFLDVMRVSLYNLLIISAPILLASMLVGLIISILQATTQIQEQTLTFVPKLVAVFAILIFMGPWILKKLMDYTIYIFNLLPQMIK; translated from the coding sequence ATGACAATGGGAAATTTTTTAGATGTAATGAGAGTTTCACTTTATAACTTATTGATTATTTCTGCACCGATTTTGCTTGCTTCAATGCTTGTAGGTCTTATAATTTCTATTTTACAAGCAACAACCCAGATACAAGAACAAACTTTAACTTTTGTACCAAAACTGGTTGCTGTTTTTGCTATTTTAATATTTATGGGCCCATGGATATTGAAGAAACTTATGGATTATACAATTTATATATTTAATTTACTTCCTCAAATGATAAAATAA
- the fliP gene encoding flagellar type III secretion system pore protein FliP (The bacterial flagellar biogenesis protein FliP forms a type III secretion system (T3SS)-type pore required for flagellar assembly.), whose translation MQNKNLFNHCYLLNKLLLILKFFINKIIKSSSFLISFFILFFIILPIFSPLNAQEEGTIPIPFVDLNVRQARTPRDVALSLEVLLLVSLLTLAPSIIISVTSYVRLIIVFDFLKRGLGTQQMPPSQVMAGLALFLTFMIMMPTFQQINNNAIIPYMNGKINLQEFYNKGIEPLRIFMFNQTRIDDIRLFLNITKKGPPATFADLPTYILIPAFILSELKTAFNMGILIMIPFVLIDMMVSATLMSMGMIMLPPVMISLPFKIIIFVLVNGWDLLIGNLVKSFRM comes from the coding sequence ATGCAAAATAAAAATCTTTTTAATCATTGTTATTTATTAAATAAACTTTTGCTTATCTTAAAATTTTTTATAAATAAAATTATTAAATCTTCTTCATTTTTAATTTCTTTTTTTATTTTATTTTTTATTATTTTGCCCATATTTTCTCCTTTAAATGCTCAAGAAGAAGGTACTATACCAATCCCTTTTGTTGACTTAAATGTAAGGCAAGCTAGAACCCCCAGAGATGTTGCTCTTTCTTTGGAAGTTTTACTTCTTGTATCACTGTTAACATTAGCTCCATCGATAATAATTTCTGTAACTTCTTATGTTAGATTAATAATAGTATTTGATTTTCTTAAAAGAGGGTTAGGAACTCAACAGATGCCTCCATCGCAGGTTATGGCTGGTTTAGCCCTTTTTTTAACTTTTATGATAATGATGCCAACATTTCAACAGATAAATAATAATGCAATTATTCCATATATGAATGGCAAGATAAATCTCCAAGAATTCTATAATAAAGGAATTGAACCCCTAAGAATATTTATGTTTAATCAAACAAGGATCGATGATATAAGACTTTTCCTTAATATTACAAAAAAGGGCCCTCCTGCAACTTTTGCTGATTTACCAACATATATACTTATTCCAGCTTTTATTCTTTCAGAATTAAAAACTGCATTTAATATGGGAATCTTAATAATGATTCCTTTTGTCCTTATTGATATGATGGTTTCTGCAACTCTTATGTCTATGGGTATGATCATGCTTCCTCCCGTTATGATATCATTACCATTTAAGATAATTATTTTTGTTCTTGTTAATGGATGGGATCTTCTTATTGGAAACCTTGTTAAGTCTTTTAGGATGTAA
- a CDS encoding EscU/YscU/HrcU family type III secretion system export apparatus switch protein: MDEIVRINYIYKFDLQFFAAEDEGRTELPTEFKKRKAREEEGLILKSQDIVSFFVTFGTLISLIYLIKWSGKYILDIFYYYLQENVEITIGNFGALFKFGLIRSLYFFGPFALISIILAILSNYFQVGFFFFPKAIVPDLKKILPNFSRYFKQIFGLRGFVNFLKSFVVVFGSFAIFLSIMNSSIFKILQSSQNSIQTTLELFYIILRDTVLRIAVIILILAILDYFFQRREYIEALKMSRYELKQEIYEQEGRPEIKQARNKRRREIMKRKSLEEVKTADVVITNPTHIAVALKYEYGIDIAPKVVAKGEDLWAKRIKEIAIEYDIYIYENKPLARELYKRLDIGDYIPYDLYEIMVKVFEVVYKEKKSKNFSKIFE, encoded by the coding sequence ATGGATGAAATTGTTAGGATAAATTATATTTATAAATTTGATCTTCAATTTTTTGCTGCAGAGGATGAAGGTAGAACAGAACTTCCAACAGAGTTTAAAAAGAGAAAAGCTCGAGAAGAGGAAGGATTAATATTAAAGTCACAGGATATTGTTTCTTTTTTTGTGACATTTGGGACTCTTATATCTCTAATTTATTTAATAAAATGGAGTGGAAAGTACATTTTAGATATTTTTTATTATTATCTTCAAGAAAATGTAGAGATAACCATTGGAAATTTTGGAGCTTTATTTAAGTTTGGTCTTATTAGAAGCTTATATTTTTTTGGACCTTTTGCTTTAATTTCTATTATTTTAGCAATACTTTCCAATTATTTCCAAGTGGGATTTTTCTTTTTTCCTAAGGCAATTGTTCCTGATTTAAAAAAAATATTACCAAATTTTAGCAGATACTTTAAGCAAATTTTTGGTTTAAGAGGTTTTGTAAATTTTTTAAAATCTTTTGTAGTTGTTTTTGGTTCTTTTGCTATATTTTTGTCTATAATGAATTCTTCTATCTTTAAGATACTCCAATCTTCTCAGAATAGCATTCAGACAACTCTTGAACTATTTTATATTATCTTGAGAGATACAGTTTTAAGAATAGCTGTTATAATATTGATTTTAGCAATTCTTGATTATTTTTTTCAGAGAAGAGAGTATATAGAAGCATTAAAAATGTCTCGATATGAACTAAAACAGGAAATATATGAGCAAGAGGGAAGACCTGAAATAAAACAAGCAAGAAATAAAAGAAGAAGAGAAATAATGAAAAGAAAATCCCTCGAAGAAGTTAAAACTGCAGATGTAGTAATTACAAACCCAACACATATTGCGGTTGCATTGAAGTACGAATATGGGATAGATATAGCACCTAAAGTTGTTGCTAAAGGAGAAGATCTTTGGGCGAAGAGAATCAAAGAGATAGCTATTGAGTATGATATTTATATTTATGAAAATAAACCTTTGGCTAGAGAGTTATATAAGAGACTTGATATTGGAGACTATATTCCTTATGATCTTTATGAAATAATGGTAAAAGTTTTTGAAGTTGTTTATAAAGAAAAGAAAAGTAAAAATTTTAGTAAAATATTTGAATAA
- a CDS encoding response regulator, with product MDFVNNFNVTSLENIKILIVDDEVINRNILINSLKNLFKEIDVLEASSGIEAYNCIKNEKIDIVFLDIIMPEMDGFQLIERLKNDNLFDNLVIIVISALEDSENINQAFLKGVFDYIVKPLDTNLLNVVLPIKVKNLLIYKKNLEYLKSINLKIEAEIKSKMAELIHSDRLISMGIMTTSILHEINTPITYIKGNIDLFYNYYFNFIESFINFIEKLYGKDSEILNNFSFKGMNFYQNIEKFKELIKNTQLGISKIIEIIQNFRSFAKKDEEKISYFDINELIENVISIVKKTIESKAKLNFEKGDVGKIKINKAHFEQIIVNLILNSYQAIKEKGTINIKTYRDNSFDVIEIVDDGIGMDEETLNRAFEPFFSTKGDEGTGLGLYITSTLVKNYGGKIFIESEINKGTKVKLIFNNT from the coding sequence ATGGATTTTGTTAATAATTTTAATGTTACATCTTTAGAGAATATAAAAATTCTTATAGTTGATGATGAAGTAATAAATAGAAATATTCTTATTAATAGCTTAAAAAATTTATTTAAAGAAATTGATGTTTTAGAAGCTAGTTCGGGTATAGAAGCTTACAATTGTATTAAAAATGAAAAGATTGATATTGTTTTTTTAGATATCATAATGCCTGAAATGGATGGTTTTCAGTTGATTGAAAGATTAAAAAATGATAATTTGTTTGATAATCTAGTTATTATTGTTATTTCAGCTTTAGAGGATTCGGAAAATATTAATCAAGCTTTTTTAAAAGGAGTTTTTGACTATATCGTTAAACCTTTAGATACTAATTTATTAAATGTGGTTTTACCTATTAAAGTTAAAAATTTATTGATATATAAGAAAAATTTGGAATATTTAAAATCTATTAATTTAAAAATAGAAGCTGAAATTAAATCAAAAATGGCTGAATTAATCCATTCAGATAGATTAATTTCGATGGGGATAATGACAACAAGTATTCTTCATGAAATAAATACTCCTATAACTTACATTAAAGGAAATATTGATCTTTTTTATAACTATTATTTTAATTTTATAGAATCATTTATAAATTTTATTGAAAAATTATATGGAAAAGACAGTGAAATATTAAATAATTTTTCTTTTAAAGGGATGAACTTTTATCAAAATATTGAAAAGTTTAAAGAACTTATAAAAAACACTCAATTAGGAATTTCAAAAATAATTGAAATTATTCAAAATTTTAGATCTTTTGCTAAAAAAGATGAAGAGAAAATTTCTTATTTTGATATAAATGAACTTATTGAGAATGTTATATCAATAGTCAAAAAAACTATTGAAAGTAAGGCAAAGTTAAATTTTGAAAAAGGAGATGTTGGTAAGATAAAAATTAATAAAGCCCACTTTGAGCAAATAATTGTAAACTTAATATTAAATTCTTATCAGGCTATAAAAGAGAAAGGTACTATTAATATTAAAACTTACAGAGATAATAGTTTTGATGTCATTGAAATTGTTGATGATGGTATAGGAATGGACGAAGAAACACTGAACAGAGCTTTTGAACCTTTTTTTTCAACAAAAGGCGATGAAGGAACAGGGCTTGGTTTGTATATAACAAGTACTCTAGTTAAAAACTATGGAGGGAAAATATTTATTGAATCTGAAATAAATAAAGGAACAAAAGTTAAACTTATTTTTAATAATACCTAA
- a CDS encoding AAA family ATPase produces the protein MRYLTFEGEDLKKIQNTLKTQYGDEVLILNVEQKEKGLLKKKKYFSVVVGIEDEVYNKSINRGYYKRKKAAINDSQNSLFEEVNEKEIKEEDKNTSKINSKYTQNKDNISQKLILYKHVKNIIEEKSKLLNNNINTYDNKSSILNTYQNDIKVNELKDFFSLKLNDIENKIQMIIQNTNKINLLEEKGVSLIDKFCDSLSNFDFSKDYINHLKEKFRNSLSFNESQSIEVIKSKVYEEIENNINICCNTFEKGDVIVLIGPTGVGKTTTLVKLASQYRVYKDMNIKFLTIDQYKIGAVDHLNNYAEILKTKCEIIRNKDDLIKNIVDDTDLIFVDTLGTSQKDNHHLAIIKDRLDIKKKKLKIFLTISATTKYSDIIDIIERFKFINYDSIIVTKLDETNTLGQVVSALWKFNLPISFLTNGQDILETLIVPDKKKIMDILFQGERIYD, from the coding sequence ATGAGATACTTAACTTTTGAAGGAGAGGATTTAAAAAAGATTCAAAATACTTTAAAAACTCAATATGGTGATGAGGTTTTAATATTAAATGTTGAACAAAAAGAGAAAGGGCTTTTAAAGAAGAAAAAATATTTTTCAGTTGTTGTTGGTATTGAGGATGAAGTTTATAATAAATCAATAAATAGGGGATATTATAAAAGAAAAAAAGCAGCTATAAATGATTCTCAAAATAGCTTATTTGAAGAAGTAAATGAAAAAGAGATTAAAGAAGAAGATAAAAATACTAGTAAAATAAATTCTAAATATACTCAGAATAAAGATAATATATCTCAAAAGCTTATTCTTTATAAACATGTAAAAAATATAATAGAAGAGAAATCTAAATTATTAAATAATAATATTAACACTTATGATAATAAATCTTCAATATTGAATACATATCAAAATGATATAAAAGTAAACGAATTAAAAGATTTTTTTAGCTTAAAATTAAATGATATAGAAAATAAGATTCAAATGATTATTCAAAATACTAATAAAATTAATTTATTAGAAGAAAAAGGAGTTTCATTAATTGATAAATTTTGTGATTCTCTTTCTAATTTTGATTTTTCAAAAGATTATATTAATCATTTAAAAGAGAAGTTTAGAAATTCTCTTTCTTTTAATGAATCACAATCTATTGAAGTGATAAAAAGTAAAGTGTATGAAGAAATTGAAAACAACATTAATATTTGTTGTAATACTTTTGAAAAAGGAGATGTAATTGTTTTAATAGGTCCTACTGGTGTGGGAAAAACGACAACTCTTGTAAAATTAGCTTCTCAGTATAGAGTTTATAAGGATATGAACATAAAATTTTTAACTATTGATCAATATAAAATAGGAGCTGTTGATCATTTAAACAATTATGCTGAGATTTTAAAAACAAAATGCGAAATAATAAGGAATAAAGATGACTTAATAAAAAATATAGTTGATGATACAGATTTAATTTTTGTTGATACACTCGGAACTTCTCAAAAGGATAATCATCACCTTGCAATTATTAAAGATAGACTTGATATTAAAAAAAAGAAATTAAAAATATTTTTAACTATTTCTGCAACAACAAAATATTCCGATATTATAGATATAATAGAAAGATTTAAATTTATAAATTATGATTCGATAATTGTTACAAAACTTGATGAAACAAATACATTAGGGCAAGTTGTTTCTGCATTGTGGAAATTTAATTTGCCTATTTCTTTTTTAACAAATGGACAAGATATATTGGAAACATTAATTGTTCCTGATAAAAAGAAAATTATGGATATTTTATTTCAGGGGGAAAGGATTTATGATTGA